The following are encoded together in the Candidatus Methylomirabilis oxygeniifera genome:
- a CDS encoding protein of unknown function (Evidence 5 : No homology to any previously reported sequences), translating into MHTGAGNMRWSDRPLGRRLRAYLARAWRIQYSEHSRPYGQGAVVGGMCLRGLSGCYEGV; encoded by the coding sequence TTGCATACGGGTGCTGGAAACATGCGATGGTCGGACCGACCGCTTGGTCGGCGTCTAAGAGCTTATCTTGCGAGGGCTTGGAGAATCCAGTATAGTGAGCACAGCCGGCCGTATGGGCAGGGGGCCGTTGTGGGTGGGATGTGTCTCAGGGGGTTGAGCGGGTGTTACGAAGGAGTGTAA
- a CDS encoding exported protein of unknown function (Evidence 5 : No homology to any previously reported sequences) — MNMTRFVIACVAVILLSLHTSAWADKLIELEQTFQAQQQSLQQLQQEMHRLRQERFAQQDEVTRRVMEVEQKAAEVAASSMLTGYEPVPGKGFFMRSADGQFELRVRGFIQTWMQVEGARNEEDFPGVVDGQDLTKAGLARHDPSTFRLRRTRIIISGQIYKDFGFLIEPEFTGSTRLEETWLNYTYAPWAKVTVGQYKARFGLEMLTSSRDLDFAERAVISKALSPEYQIGATVEGNLKLATLPVYYGVGIYNGCGRVDQCSGGIDNDGDKEFTGRVTFSPPMPFGNLTIGLNADHRTFRVVRGKGAADPGGATTPVGSGSPFHRFNPVGPTGVKLAGNGEGGTQNGFLINGNRVTGGGDIVFDIYPFIIKGEYTYASQERDGLGAGSTNLDNLIMQGGYGSIGYWLFGNKLKGLQAIGRYEHVRIDDNKGKFTAPVTVANERPMELRSGTFGLNWFINSNVRLRGNYILTDLRPGRNAVGMSNSTHGEIAHQGIAEFQVQF, encoded by the coding sequence ATGAACATGACCCGATTCGTTATCGCGTGCGTTGCCGTGATCCTCTTGAGTCTCCACACCTCGGCGTGGGCCGACAAACTCATAGAGCTTGAGCAGACCTTCCAGGCGCAGCAGCAGTCGTTGCAGCAGTTGCAGCAGGAGATGCACCGACTGCGGCAAGAGCGGTTCGCACAACAGGACGAGGTAACCAGGCGTGTGATGGAGGTAGAGCAGAAGGCCGCCGAGGTCGCGGCATCGTCTATGCTCACCGGGTATGAGCCGGTACCAGGGAAGGGATTCTTCATGAGGTCGGCCGATGGCCAATTTGAACTGAGGGTGCGCGGGTTCATCCAGACTTGGATGCAAGTTGAAGGGGCGCGAAACGAAGAAGATTTCCCGGGTGTCGTCGACGGTCAGGATCTCACGAAGGCGGGACTGGCGCGGCACGACCCGAGCACATTCCGACTCCGCCGCACCCGAATCATCATAAGCGGCCAGATCTATAAGGACTTCGGCTTTCTTATCGAGCCTGAGTTTACCGGTTCTACGCGGCTCGAGGAGACTTGGCTCAATTACACCTACGCCCCCTGGGCGAAGGTGACCGTGGGACAGTACAAGGCCCGATTCGGTCTTGAGATGCTCACCTCCTCTCGGGACCTGGACTTTGCTGAGCGGGCAGTCATCTCCAAGGCGCTTTCCCCGGAATATCAGATCGGCGCCACCGTCGAGGGCAATCTGAAGCTCGCTACCCTGCCGGTCTACTACGGAGTAGGAATCTATAACGGCTGCGGCCGGGTCGATCAGTGTTCCGGCGGCATCGATAACGACGGCGATAAAGAGTTCACCGGTCGAGTGACCTTTTCGCCTCCGATGCCCTTCGGCAATCTCACTATCGGCCTGAATGCCGATCACCGTACCTTTCGAGTCGTGAGGGGGAAAGGCGCGGCCGATCCGGGCGGCGCTACGACACCGGTCGGTAGCGGCTCCCCGTTCCACCGCTTCAACCCGGTTGGTCCGACCGGCGTCAAGCTGGCCGGCAACGGCGAAGGCGGAACGCAGAACGGCTTCCTGATCAACGGCAACCGCGTGACCGGAGGCGGCGACATCGTCTTCGACATCTATCCGTTTATCATTAAAGGTGAGTACACCTACGCCTCCCAGGAGCGTGACGGATTAGGCGCCGGCAGCACGAATCTCGACAATCTCATCATGCAGGGTGGGTACGGATCGATCGGCTATTGGCTCTTCGGTAACAAGCTCAAGGGCCTTCAGGCCATCGGCCGCTATGAGCATGTGCGAATCGACGACAACAAGGGCAAATTTACTGCGCCGGTCACAGTCGCCAATGAACGACCGATGGAGCTTCGTTCCGGCACCTTCGGTCTGAACTGGTTTATCAATTCCAACGTCCGTCTGCGGGGCAACTACATTCTCACCGACCTCAGACCAGGCCGAAATGCCGTCGGGATGAGCAATAGCACGCACGGCGAAATTGCCCACCAAGGGATCGCTGAATTCCAAGTCCAGTTCTAA
- a CDS encoding protein of unknown function (Evidence 5 : No homology to any previously reported sequences), translating to MKLTMVCKRGLSLLLRTMHLVGFGILQGGHLGALDADLPRSTKTLLEEFGHEAIDVRDIGLKSAKDRVI from the coding sequence ATGAAGCTCACCATGGTGTGTAAGCGGGGTCTCTCGCTTCTCCTGCGAACCATGCATCTGGTGGGCTTCGGCATCCTGCAGGGAGGGCATTTGGGCGCGCTCGACGCCGACCTTCCTCGTTCCACCAAAACCCTGCTGGAGGAATTCGGTCACGAAGCCATAGACGTTCGAGACATCGGACTGAAGAGCGCCAAAGACCGGGTCATCTGA
- a CDS encoding protein of unknown function (Evidence 5 : No homology to any previously reported sequences): protein MLADFDTGALSNHHLASALSYFSVIHLRDHAVAHGDSTHQPLP from the coding sequence TTGCTCGCAGATTTCGACACAGGTGCTTTAAGTAATCATCACCTTGCCTCTGCGCTTAGTTATTTTTCGGTAATACACCTTCGCGACCATGCCGTCGCGCATGGCGATTCTACTCACCAACCGCTGCCCTAA
- a CDS encoding DNA/RNA non-specific endonuclease (fragment) yields the protein MTKREQLLLRRLREIQHSDGVKTEHLEEVAASAFRLESAGIRPPTVTPEAIDSWRRFARDESLDQRDLVHLESIILGNGLRPAFDIQGDSFGVLPSLWQDLNDRRAMIDPLIRGIGRLDLTGHPKLTYAGTAFVCGERRLITNRHVAQLFTQGLGSGVQLSFTPGITPSLDLKQEVGSTAPVAVQVTAPVLILEEWDMAVLEIGPLPGNVAPLPLVASAPAGIEDRMAAVIGYPAFDPSEDLVQQIQIFRGVFDKKRLQPGRLKGVQQAESFGRSVQALAHDCTTLGGNSGSAVIDVETGKVVGIHFSGQPLIANFAVPTWALADDQLVRNSGVEFAA from the coding sequence ATGACTAAACGCGAACAACTACTGCTGCGCCGATTGCGGGAAATCCAACATAGCGACGGAGTAAAGACGGAACACCTGGAAGAGGTGGCGGCCTCCGCTTTCAGGCTAGAGTCGGCTGGGATCCGCCCCCCGACAGTAACGCCGGAAGCGATCGACTCCTGGCGGCGGTTCGCGCGGGATGAGTCCTTGGACCAGCGGGACCTAGTCCATTTGGAAAGCATCATCCTAGGCAACGGATTGCGGCCGGCGTTTGACATTCAGGGGGACTCCTTTGGCGTGCTTCCTTCGCTGTGGCAGGACCTCAATGACCGACGGGCGATGATAGATCCCCTTATCCGGGGCATCGGACGGCTGGACCTGACCGGTCATCCGAAGCTAACGTACGCAGGGACAGCGTTCGTATGTGGAGAGCGGCGCCTGATCACGAATCGTCACGTGGCGCAACTCTTCACCCAGGGCTTGGGGAGCGGCGTGCAGTTGTCGTTTACGCCTGGCATCACTCCGTCTCTGGATCTAAAGCAGGAAGTTGGTTCGACTGCGCCGGTTGCAGTCCAAGTGACTGCGCCGGTGCTGATCCTAGAAGAGTGGGACATGGCGGTGTTGGAGATAGGGCCGCTGCCGGGAAATGTGGCACCGTTGCCACTGGTCGCGTCCGCACCAGCGGGCATCGAGGATCGCATGGCGGCAGTGATCGGCTACCCAGCGTTTGACCCATCTGAGGACCTTGTCCAGCAGATCCAGATCTTCCGGGGGGTATTCGACAAAAAGCGTCTGCAACCGGGGCGATTGAAGGGGGTGCAACAGGCGGAGTCGTTCGGGCGATCGGTCCAGGCACTGGCACATGACTGCACGACACTGGGTGGAAACTCCGGTTCGGCGGTGATTGACGTGGAAACAGGTAAAGTGGTGGGCATTCACTTCTCCGGACAACCGCTAATTGCGAACTTCGCCGTGCCTACGTGGGCACTGGCAGACGACCAGTTGGTGCGAAACAGCGGAGTCGAGTTTGCAGCCTAG